One Bombina bombina isolate aBomBom1 chromosome 5, aBomBom1.pri, whole genome shotgun sequence DNA segment encodes these proteins:
- the LOC128659312 gene encoding guanine nucleotide-binding protein G(T) subunit gamma-T1 isoform X1, with amino-acid sequence MTTGRKSSSTYIVPFFPHQKMPVINIEELTDKDKMKMEVEQLKKEVKLERQLVSKMCEEIKTYIEGNSGEDPLVKGIPEDKNPFKEKGGCVIA; translated from the exons ATGACCACTGGGCGTAAATCTTCATCGACATATATTGTACCTTTTTTCCCCCATCAGAAAATGCCGGTCATCAATATAGAGGAACTTACAGACAAGGATAAAATGAAAATGGAAGTTGAACAACTTAAGAAAGAAGTAAAGCTGGAGAGGCAGCTG gtTTCCAAAATGTGTGAAGAAATCAAGACTTATATTGAGGGAAATTCTGGAGAGGATCCTCTTGTTAAGGGTATTCCTGAAGATAAGAACCCCTTTAAAGAAAAGGGAGGCTGTGTCATTGCATAG
- the LOC128659312 gene encoding guanine nucleotide-binding protein G(T) subunit gamma-T1 isoform X2 has translation MPVINIEELTDKDKMKMEVEQLKKEVKLERQLVSKMCEEIKTYIEGNSGEDPLVKGIPEDKNPFKEKGGCVIA, from the exons ATGCCGGTCATCAATATAGAGGAACTTACAGACAAGGATAAAATGAAAATGGAAGTTGAACAACTTAAGAAAGAAGTAAAGCTGGAGAGGCAGCTG gtTTCCAAAATGTGTGAAGAAATCAAGACTTATATTGAGGGAAATTCTGGAGAGGATCCTCTTGTTAAGGGTATTCCTGAAGATAAGAACCCCTTTAAAGAAAAGGGAGGCTGTGTCATTGCATAG